One genomic segment of Erythrobacter aureus includes these proteins:
- a CDS encoding RNase H family protein, which translates to MPIIATDGSSLGTPTEEGKRRAVGHGGWAAVVIFEDDHPIAPGFTQELIGGKRATTTGEVEVLGFLNALMAVQAYRLALEADPENAIITERDRFEIICDSQYVVKSYTEHLSKWIKAKWRKATRGSIAHQVLWQEIADLRDEIGNYVTVTHQKGHTKKASDETVDELVEANDMADRAAGIVSRSIRDTGFIPQPSPIVWRHIAKASVDREADIQKLRMMSERMLQTHGYGALVDVFRQATHNTGITE; encoded by the coding sequence ATGCCCATTATCGCGACCGACGGCTCATCCCTCGGAACACCCACAGAGGAAGGGAAGCGTCGTGCCGTAGGGCATGGAGGATGGGCGGCTGTCGTCATCTTCGAGGACGACCACCCTATAGCGCCCGGCTTTACCCAGGAACTGATCGGCGGCAAGCGAGCCACCACCACCGGCGAGGTGGAGGTTCTCGGGTTTCTCAACGCACTCATGGCTGTTCAGGCCTACCGCCTCGCGCTTGAGGCCGATCCTGAAAATGCGATCATCACAGAACGCGACCGCTTCGAGATCATTTGCGACAGCCAATATGTCGTCAAATCCTATACGGAGCACCTGTCCAAGTGGATCAAGGCGAAGTGGCGCAAAGCCACCCGCGGCTCGATTGCCCACCAGGTCCTCTGGCAGGAAATTGCCGACCTCCGCGACGAGATCGGCAATTACGTGACCGTGACCCATCAGAAGGGTCACACCAAGAAGGCCAGCGACGAGACCGTCGACGAGCTGGTCGAAGCTAACGATATGGCCGACCGCGCCGCCGGAATCGTCTCGCGCTCCATCAGAGACACAGGCTTCATCCCTCAGCCTTCTCCGATCGTCTGGCGCCACATCGCCAAGGCCAGCGTCGACCGCGAGGCAGATATCCAGAAATTGCGAATGATGTCTGAGCGAATGCTCCAGACGCACGGATACGGCGCTCTCGTCGATGTCTTCCGCCAGGCTACGCACAACACCGGCATCACCGAGTAG
- a CDS encoding MucR family transcriptional regulator has translation MSKNVLEMTVEIVAAHVARNDMDAKDIPGFVKDLHGTLADLKEGEGSTAPAPKKAPAPAKPAESKKAKPAEEAEKAPPEAPAEEAPEEETSNLVALPRHNDLSAPEFKGLDPWLADRLAPKTAAKLDASNDIHPSVFPNHIICLENGAEVKLLKSYLRKNFDGMTPEQYIEKWNLPDDYPMAPPEYIKNKRALAKKSGLGSSIRARGKKGKATRTSTPKTTAAAKTAGKGATAKSPAKVGTRRKQPLIQGKERAAD, from the coding sequence ATGTCGAAAAATGTTCTGGAGATGACCGTCGAAATTGTTGCTGCGCATGTTGCGCGCAATGATATGGACGCCAAGGATATTCCTGGCTTCGTCAAGGACCTTCATGGAACCCTTGCCGACCTCAAGGAAGGCGAAGGCTCCACCGCTCCGGCGCCCAAAAAGGCCCCGGCTCCCGCCAAGCCGGCTGAATCCAAGAAGGCAAAGCCTGCCGAGGAAGCTGAGAAAGCACCACCCGAAGCGCCCGCAGAAGAGGCTCCCGAGGAAGAAACCTCGAACCTCGTTGCGCTTCCGCGCCACAACGACCTTTCGGCTCCCGAATTCAAGGGTCTCGATCCTTGGCTTGCCGACCGTCTGGCCCCGAAGACTGCCGCAAAGCTGGATGCTTCGAACGACATCCACCCTTCGGTATTCCCGAACCACATCATCTGCCTTGAAAACGGCGCTGAGGTGAAGCTCCTGAAGTCCTACCTGCGGAAGAACTTCGACGGCATGACGCCCGAGCAGTACATCGAGAAGTGGAACCTTCCCGATGACTACCCGATGGCACCGCCCGAATACATCAAGAACAAGCGCGCGCTTGCGAAGAAGTCGGGCCTCGGCAGCAGCATCCGTGCCCGCGGCAAGAAGGGCAAGGCCACGCGCACCAGCACGCCGAAGACCACCGCGGCAGCAAAAACGGCTGGCAAGGGCGCTACCGCGAAGTCGCCCGCCAAGGTCGGCACCCGCCGCAAACAGCCGCTGATCCAGGGCAAGGAACGCGCTGCGGACTAA
- a CDS encoding M23 family metallopeptidase → MKNFSRSKIALAVATLILPVATHAQMTSGFGMRADPFHGRAKKHSGVDLAKPTGTPIYATANGHVGRAGMVGSYGNLVEINHGNGYQTRYAHMHRIFVRSGQYVQRGTKIGEVGSTGRSTGPHLHYEVRYEGKALDPKPYIRGQR, encoded by the coding sequence ATGAAAAATTTCAGTCGATCGAAGATCGCGTTGGCGGTCGCCACTCTTATCCTGCCGGTAGCAACGCACGCGCAGATGACATCGGGCTTCGGCATGCGTGCCGATCCATTCCATGGGCGTGCGAAGAAGCATTCGGGCGTAGATCTGGCAAAGCCGACTGGCACTCCGATTTATGCGACAGCAAACGGGCATGTCGGCCGGGCAGGGATGGTCGGGAGCTATGGCAATCTTGTCGAGATCAACCATGGCAACGGGTATCAGACCCGCTACGCCCACATGCACCGCATTTTCGTGCGGTCGGGCCAATATGTTCAGCGCGGGACCAAGATCGGCGAAGTCGGTTCGACAGGCCGCTCTACTGGCCCGCATCTTCATTACGAAGTGCGGTATGAAGGGAAAGCCCTGGATCCGAAGCCCTATATCAGAGGGCAGCGATAA
- a CDS encoding thermonuclease family protein — MSLLLLAAAVIVPAGETFSCTPTHVYDGDGPVWCAEGPRIRLSGIAAREIDGTCRSNQPCPDASAEAARDHLVRLVGVPIGQSPHGHILVKGPTMRCHSTGSGRGSRTAAWCYSPKGGDISCAMVRSGTVLRWDRYWKNHRCR, encoded by the coding sequence ATGTCTCTCTTGCTGTTAGCCGCTGCCGTAATCGTCCCCGCAGGAGAGACCTTCTCCTGTACGCCCACACACGTCTATGACGGTGACGGGCCGGTGTGGTGCGCTGAGGGGCCCCGCATTCGATTGTCTGGAATAGCTGCTCGCGAAATCGACGGAACTTGCCGCTCCAACCAGCCCTGCCCGGATGCGAGTGCCGAAGCAGCTCGAGACCACCTCGTCCGCCTAGTCGGCGTGCCTATCGGTCAAAGCCCACACGGCCACATCCTAGTCAAAGGTCCGACAATGCGCTGCCATAGCACTGGGTCAGGACGCGGCTCGCGAACCGCAGCATGGTGCTATTCGCCCAAGGGCGGCGATATTTCCTGCGCGATGGTCAGGTCGGGGACCGTCCTTCGCTGGGACCGCTACTGGAAAAATCACCGCTGCCGGTGA
- the dnaN gene encoding DNA polymerase III subunit beta, giving the protein MKISLERAALLQTLGHLQSVVERRNTLPILSNVMISAEDGSLTFTVTDLDLQATEVIPAEVISPGKTTISAHMLFDIVRKLPDGSQISMTLDNGRMTIAAGRSRFTLPVLAPDEFPVIVPGDLPNEFTLSAEDLGGILGRSRFAVSTEETRYYLNGIYIHTVDDTLFAAATDGHRLARIKIKRPEGAGDIDGAIIPRKAVGEILKVIDDFETDVKIALSSSKMRIEMGNLVFVSKLVDGTYPDYARVIPSGNDKVFKIAAQDLERAIDRVSTVATEKTRAVKVSLDKNILQLTVNSVDMGVANEELAIDYTGDGVEIGFNAGYLRDILKQCSNSDVEVAIGDPTSPVLIRPQNDTDDWFILMPMRV; this is encoded by the coding sequence ATGAAAATTTCGCTTGAGCGCGCTGCGCTACTCCAGACTCTCGGCCATCTGCAGAGTGTCGTCGAACGGCGCAACACGCTGCCGATCCTGAGCAACGTCATGATTTCCGCCGAGGATGGCTCGCTGACCTTCACCGTCACCGACCTCGACCTCCAGGCCACCGAAGTGATCCCCGCTGAGGTCATCAGTCCCGGCAAGACCACCATCTCGGCCCACATGCTGTTCGACATTGTCCGCAAGCTTCCCGACGGTTCGCAGATCAGCATGACGCTCGACAACGGCCGCATGACGATCGCCGCCGGCCGCTCGCGCTTCACCCTTCCCGTTCTCGCGCCTGACGAATTCCCCGTCATCGTGCCTGGCGATCTCCCCAACGAGTTCACCCTCTCGGCGGAAGACCTTGGCGGCATTCTTGGCCGGTCGCGCTTCGCTGTCTCGACCGAAGAAACCCGCTACTACCTCAACGGCATCTACATCCACACCGTCGACGATACGCTCTTCGCAGCTGCTACGGACGGACATCGACTCGCCCGCATCAAGATCAAGCGCCCCGAAGGCGCCGGCGACATCGATGGTGCCATCATCCCGCGCAAGGCGGTCGGCGAGATCCTCAAGGTAATCGACGACTTCGAAACCGATGTGAAGATCGCACTTTCGTCTTCGAAGATGCGCATCGAGATGGGAAATCTCGTCTTCGTCTCCAAGCTCGTCGACGGCACGTATCCGGATTACGCGCGCGTCATCCCGAGCGGGAACGACAAGGTCTTCAAGATTGCAGCCCAGGACCTCGAGCGCGCGATCGACCGTGTTTCCACTGTCGCGACTGAAAAGACCCGCGCGGTCAAGGTCAGCCTCGACAAGAACATCCTCCAGCTCACCGTGAACAGCGTCGATATGGGCGTTGCGAACGAAGAGCTCGCGATCGACTACACCGGCGACGGCGTCGAAATCGGTTTCAACGCTGGATACCTCCGCGACATCCTCAAGCAGTGCTCGAACTCGGACGTCGAAGTTGCCATTGGTGATCCCACCTCGCCCGTTCTCATCCGGCCCCAGAATGACACCGATGACTGGTTTATCCTGATGCCGATGCGGGTGTAG
- a CDS encoding helix-turn-helix domain-containing protein: MTARADGYCSKTMELIQKVPATQLGVAKRHDDWEEITQVSTIGRSTLETIPNYRLIKAATRASASPQARLLLVHLIGYLGMDQAENPKVRFVAFPGNQRLADELGYSKRSIQRLADELEAKGLLRRCYNGINRRTAFDLTPLAMRHIEIEADLVAIQTQRKIEREQKQMELSLEADRIERPVRVTDTSSQGVENDTHNRPNNHLLAVARTLDAVSPDLKREVSSNGDADWDRTGDINAQEVHILSQLSGSGRASHLGWTQAKRQFGFEGALALLAIADKDPKRKASTDRYFGWLLRMALSGNASDIIAQAAKRAANTARSKPTPSKGASAPAPRNNDGATKLSAHLSSVTSPQVVASSSTKARPASTTTSSFVAEAEWNKALRRQLGPDIHDRWFANVQVEQSGSNVILKAPNQFVAQWIGTNFGSAVESALKASTGNAGIKVEYEVA; encoded by the coding sequence ATGACGGCACGCGCCGACGGATATTGCTCAAAAACAATGGAACTCATCCAGAAAGTCCCAGCCACGCAGCTCGGGGTCGCAAAACGCCATGACGACTGGGAAGAAATCACCCAGGTCTCCACTATCGGACGCTCCACACTCGAGACGATCCCGAATTACCGGCTGATAAAAGCCGCGACGCGCGCTAGCGCCAGTCCGCAGGCTCGTTTGTTGCTTGTGCACCTGATCGGCTATCTCGGCATGGATCAGGCAGAGAACCCAAAGGTTCGCTTCGTTGCCTTTCCGGGAAACCAGCGGCTCGCTGATGAGCTGGGCTACTCCAAACGGTCCATCCAGCGCCTGGCCGACGAGCTCGAAGCTAAGGGCCTTCTCCGGCGCTGCTACAATGGCATCAACCGGCGCACCGCGTTCGACCTCACTCCCCTCGCAATGCGCCACATCGAAATCGAGGCTGACCTTGTCGCTATCCAGACCCAGCGGAAGATCGAGCGCGAACAGAAGCAGATGGAGCTCAGCCTCGAAGCCGACCGGATTGAGCGTCCGGTTCGAGTGACAGATACGTCATCCCAGGGTGTCGAGAATGACACCCATAACAGACCAAACAATCACCTTCTTGCAGTAGCACGCACACTCGACGCGGTAAGTCCTGACCTGAAGCGCGAGGTTAGCTCGAACGGTGACGCTGATTGGGACCGGACGGGGGATATCAACGCACAGGAGGTGCATATCCTCTCCCAGTTGTCCGGTTCCGGAAGGGCGTCTCATCTCGGTTGGACCCAAGCCAAACGCCAATTCGGTTTCGAAGGTGCGCTGGCCCTGCTCGCCATTGCCGACAAGGACCCCAAGCGCAAGGCCTCGACTGACCGCTACTTCGGATGGCTCCTGCGCATGGCTCTGAGCGGCAATGCATCCGATATCATCGCCCAAGCAGCCAAGCGCGCAGCGAATACTGCTCGCTCTAAGCCTACTCCCTCTAAAGGTGCGTCAGCACCCGCTCCGCGGAACAACGACGGTGCAACCAAGCTCTCTGCCCACCTATCCTCGGTGACGTCTCCACAAGTGGTTGCCAGCTCGAGCACGAAGGCTCGTCCGGCTTCTACCACCACGAGCAGCTTTGTCGCCGAGGCCGAATGGAACAAGGCGCTTCGCAGACAGCTTGGACCGGACATTCACGACCGATGGTTCGCCAATGTCCAGGTGGAACAGTCTGGCTCCAATGTCATCCTCAAGGCGCCCAACCAGTTTGTCGCCCAGTGGATCGGGACCAATTTCGGCAGCGCTGTCGAAAGCGCGCTGAAGGCGTCGACAGGCAACGCCGGAATAAAGGTGGAATATGAGGTGGCATGA
- a CDS encoding DUF2312 domain-containing protein, translating to MAEATDDRLRLLIERIERLEEEKKGIADDIRDVYAEAKAVGYDTKIMRQIVRLRKMQPDERTEQETILDTYKAALGMG from the coding sequence ATGGCTGAAGCCACCGACGACCGCCTGCGCCTGCTTATCGAGCGCATCGAACGCCTCGAGGAAGAAAAGAAGGGCATCGCCGACGATATCCGCGACGTGTACGCAGAAGCGAAGGCAGTTGGCTACGATACGAAGATCATGCGCCAGATCGTTCGTCTGCGCAAAATGCAGCCCGACGAGCGCACCGAGCAGGAAACGATCCTGGATACCTACAAGGCAGCGCTGGGCATGGGCTAA
- a CDS encoding thioredoxin family protein translates to MSLQHCTDSNVFKGQMADASSPLVAVLGAEWCGFCTRMEPELERLAEDRKGEIRFAKFDSDEDPMVGVEMNVTTLPLVVLYKDGEEVARRGSGNYDELNEWLGENGL, encoded by the coding sequence ATGAGTTTGCAACACTGCACCGATTCCAACGTCTTCAAGGGCCAGATGGCAGATGCCAGCTCGCCTCTCGTTGCCGTGCTCGGTGCCGAATGGTGCGGCTTCTGCACGCGCATGGAGCCTGAGCTCGAGCGCCTTGCCGAAGACCGCAAGGGCGAAATCCGTTTCGCCAAGTTCGACAGTGACGAAGACCCGATGGTCGGCGTCGAGATGAACGTCACCACCCTTCCCCTGGTCGTCCTCTACAAGGATGGCGAGGAAGTCGCCCGCCGGGGCTCGGGCAATTACGACGAGCTCAACGAGTGGCTCGGCGAAAACGGCCTTTAA
- a CDS encoding UvrD-helicase domain-containing protein — MNTQQLLLCVSTLPSKAQAKAKCRKPRWKQRGLFFAKWLSQPPVRMLTAKPFDPQGLFPHNPWMGHALQENSGKIGVGGYPLTDEQLAIIRQPPTETRQWQAFAGCTKTTTAVEYTHAWPNHRALYLAFNASIAAEAKGKFPPHVQTQTAHSHAYQVLNMSRFRDRIVPRLRPNDIDACQHLLRPIGNMKPDAINRAVIKTMNNFLISADHQVKERHVMGVPIQTRGSVLSMFSAVIDAFMDIERGDLPITHDMYLKYFSLHRRISKEFDYLLVDEAQDLNPVLIDIVRRSELPAMIIGDPWQSIYAFRGAEQAMARMPGEVLPLSKSFRFGPDVAKVANEVLKRSLEKPTRPLRGNEEKKSVVQEYTGKLERRTTVLARTNFRLFEGLCSITVPFHVVGGIEEMTNQVEAGYALFKRRRPRVIDPLVSRFRTWEDCKDAAEYDDEPELTRLVKIIEQYTDSIPEILAGMRKLHTPNEDQARLVVSTAHKAKGREWPHVVVMDDFVSPTQLMAMLAKKKITAREYQQEVNLIYVTLTRAIETLSISDPLFEDIAVPAGVVVDL; from the coding sequence GTGAACACGCAGCAGCTGCTTCTCTGCGTTTCAACACTTCCTTCTAAGGCACAGGCCAAAGCCAAATGCAGGAAGCCCCGCTGGAAACAGCGGGGCCTCTTTTTTGCCAAATGGCTGAGCCAGCCGCCTGTTCGCATGTTAACAGCAAAACCCTTTGACCCTCAGGGTCTTTTCCCTCACAATCCTTGGATGGGTCACGCTCTCCAAGAAAATTCAGGAAAAATCGGTGTAGGCGGTTACCCGCTCACCGATGAACAGCTCGCTATTATCCGCCAGCCGCCGACAGAAACGCGGCAATGGCAGGCTTTTGCCGGCTGCACCAAGACCACGACTGCGGTCGAATACACGCATGCCTGGCCGAACCACCGTGCGCTCTATCTCGCATTCAATGCGTCGATCGCTGCGGAAGCGAAGGGGAAATTCCCTCCGCACGTCCAGACCCAGACCGCACACAGCCACGCCTATCAGGTTTTGAACATGAGCCGGTTCCGCGACCGGATCGTTCCTCGGCTGCGCCCGAACGACATCGACGCATGTCAGCACCTTCTGCGCCCCATCGGCAACATGAAGCCCGACGCGATCAATCGCGCTGTCATCAAGACGATGAACAACTTCCTCATCTCGGCAGACCATCAGGTCAAAGAGCGCCATGTGATGGGCGTCCCCATTCAGACCCGAGGTTCAGTCCTCTCCATGTTCAGCGCCGTCATCGACGCCTTCATGGATATCGAGCGCGGCGATCTTCCGATCACCCACGACATGTACCTCAAGTATTTCTCGCTCCATCGCAGGATCTCGAAGGAGTTCGACTACCTCCTTGTCGACGAAGCACAGGACCTCAATCCTGTCCTCATCGATATCGTTCGTCGCTCCGAGTTGCCCGCCATGATCATCGGAGACCCTTGGCAGAGCATCTATGCCTTCCGCGGCGCCGAGCAGGCGATGGCACGCATGCCGGGCGAGGTTCTTCCCCTCTCCAAGTCCTTCCGCTTCGGCCCCGATGTCGCGAAGGTGGCAAACGAGGTGCTCAAGCGCAGTCTCGAAAAGCCGACGCGGCCTCTGCGTGGCAACGAAGAGAAGAAGAGCGTCGTCCAGGAATATACCGGCAAGCTCGAACGTCGAACCACGGTGCTCGCGCGGACCAACTTCCGCCTGTTCGAGGGCCTCTGCTCCATCACCGTGCCATTCCACGTCGTTGGCGGCATCGAGGAGATGACCAACCAGGTCGAGGCAGGCTATGCGCTCTTCAAACGCCGGCGGCCGCGCGTGATCGACCCGCTCGTCTCGCGTTTCCGCACATGGGAAGATTGCAAGGACGCTGCCGAATACGACGATGAGCCCGAACTGACGCGGCTGGTCAAAATCATCGAGCAGTACACGGACAGCATTCCAGAGATCCTCGCTGGCATGCGCAAGCTTCATACGCCGAATGAAGACCAAGCCAGACTTGTCGTCTCTACGGCGCACAAGGCCAAGGGCCGCGAATGGCCTCATGTCGTGGTCATGGATGACTTCGTCTCGCCCACCCAGCTGATGGCTATGCTCGCGAAAAAGAAAATCACCGCGAGGGAGTATCAACAAGAGGTGAACCTAATTTACGTGACCCTGACGCGTGCGATCGAAACTCTATCGATTTCCGATCCGCTGTTTGAGGACATTGCAGTTCCTGCAGGCGTGGTGGTTGACCTCTAA
- a CDS encoding S8 family peptidase yields the protein MTRTRFAALSSMGLGLALALSACGGGGSSGPVTSTPNPVPSPSPTPTPTPTPTSSEPSAEYTNSLPVNYAKAHYAYEQGYTGEGVTIAIIDTGIDIDNPEFEGRISEDSVSIPVTYARCATCDVEQVEYELDDIQGHGTWVASVAAGAANNNSVHGVAYDSTILAIKVAGADLSNLEDGQDPLEAGLNGNMVPSAIHYAVDHGAFVINLSANGTTSGRSAEQFNEAMDAVVENDLLFVQSVSNYSGDEFAGSLTEALVGTDLENADWFLYGIRVDNHREPIDGNGSPGPLAHRTLAVAAQSIVVIDVDGGTTRVSGNSFAAPTIAGAAALLKQYWPQLGGAAIADILLTTATDMGEPGVDQLYGVGLLNIEEAFKADNAQMGASSMNMKAVKDTGLAPSAPFGSSSAGRAFNTEDAPTFALDSWGREYQIDASALVSTGDTSSLSLGNLVQADQRPTLTPYEATLGSASFAASNLTEYDQQAPQSFGARLGMRTAVFGSTNSSIAPSRSMSNSLLRSANVPTNGTVGTIAHAGHRLTVGVASRNDEDAQNESLRVSLELPSGVNASYTQSTETGSALGMRGFGAFAIDGARSDFVSVGWSGNVEGFALQAEAMAGATDISTSGSMLSLNSPVLSTGFQILAERPALGGTLLLGLTSPIKVDRADVTYTAAYAYDLDTHALVHRDNQLDLSAGARELDFELGYERSLFRGQIALNAGYALNAGNDAGEHAAAASLRFNTSF from the coding sequence ATGACACGCACACGTTTCGCCGCTTTGTCCAGCATGGGCCTTGGTCTCGCGCTTGCTCTCTCTGCCTGTGGAGGCGGAGGAAGCTCTGGGCCGGTTACCTCAACTCCCAATCCGGTCCCCAGCCCGTCGCCTACGCCGACACCAACGCCTACCCCGACCTCCAGCGAACCCTCAGCCGAATATACCAATTCGCTTCCTGTGAACTATGCCAAGGCGCATTACGCCTATGAGCAAGGATATACCGGCGAAGGCGTGACGATCGCGATCATCGACACCGGGATCGACATCGACAATCCAGAGTTCGAAGGCCGCATCTCGGAAGACAGCGTCTCCATTCCTGTCACCTACGCACGCTGCGCTACCTGCGATGTCGAACAGGTCGAGTACGAGCTCGATGACATCCAGGGCCACGGCACATGGGTCGCATCGGTTGCGGCCGGCGCAGCGAACAACAACTCCGTGCACGGAGTTGCGTACGATTCCACCATCCTCGCCATCAAGGTCGCCGGTGCCGACCTCTCCAACCTTGAAGACGGACAAGATCCGCTCGAGGCGGGCCTGAACGGAAACATGGTTCCTTCTGCCATTCACTATGCAGTCGACCACGGTGCATTCGTGATCAACCTGAGCGCCAACGGCACAACCAGCGGAAGAAGCGCCGAGCAATTCAACGAGGCCATGGATGCCGTGGTCGAAAACGACCTCCTCTTCGTACAGTCTGTCTCGAACTATTCCGGCGATGAATTCGCAGGTTCGCTGACCGAGGCTCTCGTCGGCACCGATCTCGAGAACGCCGACTGGTTTCTCTACGGCATCCGCGTCGACAATCATCGTGAACCGATTGACGGAAACGGCTCGCCTGGGCCTCTCGCCCATCGCACTCTCGCCGTCGCAGCTCAAAGCATCGTGGTCATCGACGTGGATGGCGGCACAACCCGTGTGAGCGGAAACAGCTTCGCCGCGCCCACGATTGCCGGCGCGGCCGCCTTGCTGAAGCAGTATTGGCCGCAGCTCGGCGGCGCAGCCATCGCCGACATTCTCCTCACCACCGCAACCGACATGGGTGAGCCCGGTGTCGACCAGCTCTACGGCGTCGGCCTGCTCAATATCGAGGAGGCCTTCAAGGCCGACAACGCGCAAATGGGCGCCAGCTCGATGAACATGAAGGCAGTAAAAGACACCGGCCTTGCGCCGTCCGCGCCTTTCGGCAGCTCGTCGGCTGGCCGCGCTTTCAATACCGAAGATGCGCCCACCTTCGCACTCGACAGCTGGGGACGCGAATACCAGATCGACGCCAGTGCTCTCGTCAGTACAGGCGATACCAGCTCGCTCTCGCTTGGAAACCTCGTTCAGGCCGATCAGCGGCCCACGCTCACCCCTTACGAAGCCACTCTGGGCTCTGCCAGCTTCGCGGCTTCCAACCTCACCGAATATGACCAGCAGGCTCCTCAAAGCTTCGGCGCCCGCCTCGGCATGCGCACCGCCGTTTTCGGATCGACCAACTCATCGATTGCGCCTAGCCGCTCGATGAGCAACTCGCTGCTTCGTTCCGCCAACGTCCCGACGAACGGAACTGTGGGCACTATCGCACATGCCGGGCATCGCCTTACTGTCGGTGTTGCCTCGCGCAATGACGAGGACGCACAGAACGAAAGCCTTCGGGTGTCGCTCGAGCTCCCTAGCGGCGTAAACGCCAGCTACACCCAAAGCACCGAGACCGGCTCCGCCCTCGGCATGCGCGGCTTCGGCGCCTTTGCCATCGACGGCGCTCGCTCCGACTTTGTCTCGGTCGGCTGGTCTGGCAATGTCGAGGGCTTTGCTCTCCAGGCAGAGGCAATGGCAGGGGCAACCGACATCAGCACCTCAGGCTCCATGCTCAGCCTCAACAGTCCCGTCCTCTCGACAGGCTTTCAGATCTTGGCCGAGCGCCCCGCCCTTGGCGGCACGCTTCTCCTGGGCCTCACATCGCCGATCAAAGTCGACCGGGCTGACGTGACCTACACTGCAGCTTACGCCTACGATCTCGACACACACGCTCTGGTTCATCGGGACAACCAGCTCGACCTCTCGGCTGGCGCCCGCGAACTCGACTTCGAGCTCGGCTATGAGCGCAGCCTTTTCCGCGGCCAGATTGCTTTGAACGCAGGCTACGCCCTCAACGCAGGCAACGACGCTGGTGAACACGCAGCAGCTGCTTCTCTGCGTTTCAACACTTCCTTCTAA
- a CDS encoding ATP-binding protein, translating into MMVDIGRAKFPSKNPQDNPMIVWDPSRAISGHAMIVGSSGVGKTYRLRYLIRSLIEANRNVNIHILDVHGDIAPQANNRVIFSETTEYGLNPLEVVTDPEFGGVRRRINSIIAMINRTTTKLGVRQEATLRALLSDLYTANGYDPKDPRTWDPRSNPKARGRTAKTKRHPGISDLAAMCAWRLNVLVTGGGADAYRALHMVNRLARQEGADSDLAKRALTEVQQLAKNADGVEVNHILGEIEKLAKKINKESVKGTNTDSSKLDSAITKASDTYDAFLQSIKSGRELEEYIKYDSVEVLKAVHERIKGLDAAGIFKDQPPDFSQSDPLRVYDIKALSEDEQSMFAEVLLERLFVEAKSRGQKDAPDTFIVIDEAHKFMSTDGEHIINRMAREVRKFGVGLILVSQNFDHFPEDLIANSAMTMILGLHDMHHSKAERKLGLKTGKLKFIKPRYSAMVQVRSGAGNGLANAFNDVVLS; encoded by the coding sequence ATGATGGTAGATATCGGTCGGGCAAAATTCCCCAGCAAGAACCCGCAGGACAATCCAATGATTGTCTGGGATCCGTCGCGCGCTATTTCAGGGCACGCTATGATCGTCGGGTCCTCGGGTGTCGGTAAGACCTACCGCCTGCGCTATCTCATTCGGAGCCTGATCGAGGCCAACCGGAACGTGAACATCCACATTCTCGATGTTCATGGGGACATTGCGCCCCAAGCGAATAATCGCGTCATATTCTCGGAAACCACCGAGTATGGGCTCAACCCTCTCGAGGTGGTCACTGATCCAGAGTTCGGCGGCGTTCGGCGGCGCATCAACTCCATCATTGCCATGATCAACCGGACCACGACCAAGCTCGGCGTCCGCCAAGAGGCAACTCTGCGCGCCCTGCTCTCCGACCTTTACACGGCCAATGGCTATGACCCCAAAGACCCGCGCACCTGGGATCCTCGTAGCAACCCAAAGGCTCGTGGCCGCACTGCAAAGACGAAGCGCCATCCCGGCATATCCGATTTGGCAGCTATGTGCGCATGGCGCCTGAATGTTCTCGTCACCGGCGGCGGGGCTGACGCCTACCGTGCTCTGCACATGGTGAACCGTCTTGCACGGCAAGAGGGTGCGGATTCCGATCTCGCCAAGAGGGCTCTCACAGAGGTCCAGCAGCTCGCCAAGAATGCAGACGGCGTTGAGGTCAATCATATCCTCGGCGAAATCGAAAAGCTCGCAAAGAAAATCAACAAGGAGTCGGTGAAAGGCACCAACACCGACAGCAGCAAACTCGATTCCGCGATCACCAAGGCCTCCGACACCTACGACGCTTTCCTGCAGTCCATCAAATCCGGTCGAGAGCTCGAGGAATACATCAAGTACGACAGTGTCGAGGTTCTCAAGGCAGTGCATGAGCGCATCAAGGGCCTGGATGCCGCTGGCATCTTCAAGGACCAGCCCCCTGATTTCAGCCAGAGCGATCCGCTTCGCGTCTACGACATCAAAGCACTTTCCGAAGACGAGCAGTCGATGTTCGCCGAGGTCCTGCTTGAGCGCCTTTTCGTCGAGGCGAAATCTCGCGGCCAGAAGGATGCGCCAGACACCTTCATCGTGATCGATGAGGCTCACAAATTCATGTCCACCGACGGCGAGCACATCATCAACCGCATGGCGCGCGAGGTCCGTAAATTCGGTGTGGGCCTCATCTTGGTCAGCCAGAACTTCGACCACTTCCCCGAAGATCTCATCGCCAACTCAGCTATGACCATGATCCTCGGCCTCCATGACATGCATCACTCGAAAGCTGAGCGTAAGCTCGGCCTGAAGACCGGGAAGCTGAAATTCATCAAGCCCCGTTATTCCGCAATGGTGCAGGTAAGAAGCGGTGCTGGGAATGGTCTCGCCAATGCCTTCAATGATGTAGTCTTGAGCTAA